A genomic stretch from Porphyromonadaceae bacterium W3.11 includes:
- the pckA gene encoding phosphoenolpyruvate carboxykinase (ATP), with protein sequence MSHIDLKKYGISDVQEIIYNPSYDLLYEEELKPGLEGFEKGQLSELGAVNVMTGVYTGRSPKDKFFVMDDTTRDTIWWTSDEYPNDNKPVTQETWKEVKKIAVNQLTGKRLYVVDAFCGANPNSRLKLRFIMEVAWQAHFVRNMFIRPTEEELKDFGEPDFVILNASKAKVDNYKELGLNSETAVVFNLTEKVQVIINTWYGGEMKKGMFSYMNYLLPLNGMAAMHCSANTNMDESETAIFFGLSGTGKTTLSTDPKRKLIGDDEHGWDKDGIFNFEGGCYAKVINLSKEQEPDIYNAIKRDALLENVTLDENGKIDFSDKSVTENTRVSYPIYHIDNIVKPISKAGHANKVIFLSADAFGVLPPVSILTPEQTKYYFLSGFTAKLAGTERGVTEPTPTFSACFGAAFLSLHPTKYGEELVKKMEEHGSTAYLVNTGWNGTGKRISIKDTRGIIDAILDGSIDKAETRNIPYFDFKVPLALPNVDPNILDPRDTYDDPKVWDGKARDLAEQFIDNFAKFTSNEAGKALVDAGPKI encoded by the coding sequence ATGTCACACATTGATTTAAAGAAGTATGGTATAAGTGATGTACAAGAAATCATTTATAATCCCTCTTATGATCTTCTTTATGAAGAGGAATTAAAACCCGGATTAGAAGGCTTTGAGAAAGGTCAGCTATCAGAGTTGGGTGCTGTTAATGTTATGACTGGCGTTTATACTGGACGTTCGCCAAAGGACAAGTTTTTTGTGATGGATGATACCACTCGTGACACCATCTGGTGGACCAGTGATGAGTATCCAAATGACAATAAGCCTGTCACTCAAGAAACTTGGAAAGAAGTTAAGAAGATAGCTGTCAATCAGCTTACTGGTAAACGCCTGTACGTTGTGGATGCTTTTTGTGGAGCTAATCCAAACTCTCGTCTGAAGTTACGCTTCATTATGGAAGTGGCATGGCAAGCTCACTTTGTTCGGAATATGTTCATTCGACCCACGGAGGAGGAACTTAAGGACTTCGGTGAGCCTGACTTTGTGATTTTAAATGCTTCTAAAGCTAAGGTAGATAACTATAAGGAACTAGGTCTTAATTCCGAAACCGCAGTGGTCTTCAACCTTACTGAGAAGGTTCAGGTGATTATCAATACCTGGTATGGTGGTGAGATGAAGAAGGGAATGTTTTCATACATGAATTATCTACTCCCTCTTAATGGTATGGCTGCTATGCACTGTTCGGCTAATACCAATATGGATGAAAGTGAAACGGCGATCTTCTTTGGTCTATCTGGTACTGGTAAGACTACTCTTTCAACTGATCCAAAGCGAAAACTTATTGGGGATGATGAGCACGGATGGGATAAAGATGGTATCTTCAATTTCGAAGGTGGTTGCTATGCAAAGGTAATTAATCTAAGCAAAGAGCAGGAACCTGATATTTATAACGCGATTAAGCGTGATGCTCTTCTAGAGAATGTAACACTTGATGAAAATGGCAAAATTGACTTTTCTGACAAGTCTGTTACAGAGAATACTCGCGTTTCATATCCGATATACCACATCGATAATATTGTAAAGCCGATTTCTAAGGCTGGACATGCTAATAAAGTCATTTTCCTTTCCGCAGATGCTTTCGGGGTATTACCTCCAGTATCTATCCTAACTCCAGAGCAAACTAAGTATTATTTCCTTAGTGGTTTTACCGCTAAGCTAGCAGGTACAGAGCGTGGCGTAACTGAGCCCACTCCTACCTTTTCAGCTTGCTTTGGTGCGGCATTCCTCTCTTTACATCCAACAAAGTATGGTGAGGAGCTTGTGAAAAAGATGGAAGAGCATGGCTCTACAGCTTATCTTGTGAATACTGGTTGGAATGGTACAGGAAAACGTATTTCAATCAAAGATACCCGTGGTATCATTGATGCTATTCTTGATGGTTCTATAGACAAAGCGGAGACCCGTAATATTCCTTACTTTGACTTCAAAGTCCCACTAGCATTGCCTAATGTGGATCCTAACATACTTGATCCTCGAGACACTTATGATGATCCTAAGGTTTGGGATGGGAAAGCTAGAGATCTAGCAGAGCAATTTATTGATAACTTTGCTAAGTTTACAAGTAACGAAGCTGGTAAAGCTTTAGTTGATGCAGGTCCAAAGATTTAA
- a CDS encoding 2-oxoacid:ferredoxin oxidoreductase subunit beta, whose protein sequence is MKINKVVGPVPSGLKYEGSDFKSKGLVKWCPGCGDYAVLASLHKAMAEIGVAPENTVVVSGIGCSSRLPYYMGTYGMHTIHGRGAAVATGVKVANPDLNVWLMSGDGDSMAIGGNHFIHMIRRNVGINMVLFNNKIYGLTKGQYSPTSDRGFVSKSSPFGTVEDPFIPGELVFGARGTFFARTLDVEMGLTSKCMVAAHHHPGTSVIEALVNCMIFNNGTHKEFSDRAVRADKTIILEHGKPMIYGKDRNKGLVLDGLTLKSVTIGENGIEESDILLHDAHSVNPILHQMLATMHETDGMPVALGVIRDVKAPVYEEELVSQIADVQEKSTIETVQQHLDALTRWTVE, encoded by the coding sequence ATGAAGATAAATAAAGTAGTAGGTCCAGTACCATCTGGTCTCAAATATGAGGGAAGCGATTTTAAGAGCAAGGGTTTGGTTAAATGGTGTCCTGGATGTGGTGATTATGCAGTTCTTGCTTCACTTCATAAGGCTATGGCCGAAATCGGTGTGGCCCCAGAAAATACCGTGGTGGTATCAGGTATAGGCTGTTCTTCCCGACTTCCTTATTATATGGGGACTTATGGAATGCATACGATCCATGGCCGTGGTGCTGCTGTTGCCACTGGAGTAAAGGTAGCTAATCCAGATCTTAATGTATGGTTGATGAGTGGTGATGGTGATAGCATGGCCATAGGTGGTAATCACTTCATTCATATGATCCGTAGAAATGTGGGTATCAATATGGTGCTCTTCAATAATAAGATATACGGTTTGACTAAAGGTCAGTATTCACCTACGAGTGATAGAGGATTCGTCTCTAAGTCATCCCCATTTGGTACAGTGGAAGACCCTTTTATCCCAGGTGAATTAGTCTTTGGAGCAAGAGGAACTTTCTTTGCTCGTACCCTAGACGTAGAGATGGGGCTTACATCTAAATGTATGGTGGCTGCACATCATCATCCTGGTACTTCTGTGATAGAAGCCTTGGTGAATTGTATGATCTTTAATAACGGCACCCACAAGGAGTTTTCTGATCGTGCTGTTAGAGCAGATAAGACCATAATTCTAGAACATGGCAAGCCAATGATTTATGGCAAGGATAGAAATAAAGGATTAGTCTTAGATGGTCTTACCCTGAAGAGTGTTACAATAGGTGAGAATGGTATCGAAGAGAGTGATATCTTATTGCATGATGCACATTCAGTCAATCCTATCTTACACCAAATGCTTGCAACGATGCACGAAACAGATGGAATGCCTGTAGCATTAGGTGTCATTCGTGATGTGAAAGCACCCGTGTACGAGGAGGAATTGGTTTCTCAGATAGCGGATGTTCAAGAAAAGTCAACCATTGAGACTGTTCAGCAACATCTTGATGCCCTCACTCGATGGACCGTCGAATAA
- a CDS encoding 2-oxoacid:acceptor oxidoreductase subunit alpha, with product MKEKNNTITQLNDVVVRFAGDSGDGMQLTGSLFSDVSAILGNDISTFPDYPAEIRAPQGSLGGVSGFQARIGTSGVYTPGDYADVLVAMNPSALKVNVKNIKSNAIVIIDSSAFDESALKKGEFKTNNPFHELGLDRVDVFEVAITEMVRESLKDSQMSIKDIDRCKNMFALGFILWLYNKDIKPAELELKAKFRKKEKVLQANLKVLTDGYNYGQNTHASSVTYRIDGRDHLPGNYTDISGNKATTLGFVAAAEKAGVQLFLGSYPITPATDILHELAKLKHLGLKTMQAEDEIAGITTAIGASYAGALAITSTSGPGLALKSEGLGYAVMTELPLVVVDVMRGGPSTGLPTKSEQADLLQALYGRNGESPVVVIAAKTPADCFDSAFEAAKIALEHMTPVVLLTDAYIANGASAWRIPVLIEYPSINPPYVQEHFTEDRPWTPYLRDKDSYVRYWAVPGTPGYEHRVGGLEKDSETGEISTNPRNHHRMIGLRAEKVQRIASSLPELEVLGDKDAEVLMVGWGSTYGHILTALNEISAAGRSVAMVHFKYINPLPKNTEEVLRKYKEIIVIEQNSGQFAKHLSGAISGLNLHRYNVIEGQPLKVKGIADEVLNLMDTKEESKI from the coding sequence ATGAAAGAAAAGAATAATACTATAACGCAACTGAATGATGTTGTGGTTCGTTTTGCAGGAGATTCTGGAGATGGGATGCAATTAACCGGATCTCTTTTTTCAGATGTGTCGGCTATATTGGGTAATGACATATCTACATTCCCTGATTATCCAGCTGAGATCCGTGCACCTCAGGGGAGTTTGGGAGGAGTCTCAGGATTTCAAGCACGTATCGGTACATCTGGTGTCTATACTCCTGGTGATTATGCTGATGTTTTAGTCGCAATGAATCCCTCAGCACTGAAGGTTAATGTGAAGAATATAAAGAGTAATGCTATCGTCATCATAGATAGCAGTGCCTTTGACGAATCAGCTCTGAAAAAAGGAGAGTTCAAGACGAACAACCCGTTTCATGAACTAGGGTTAGATCGAGTGGATGTCTTTGAGGTCGCGATTACCGAAATGGTTCGTGAGAGCCTTAAGGATTCTCAGATGAGCATAAAGGATATTGATCGCTGTAAGAATATGTTTGCCTTAGGTTTTATCCTATGGCTCTATAATAAGGATATAAAGCCTGCTGAGTTAGAACTCAAAGCGAAGTTTCGAAAAAAAGAGAAGGTGCTGCAGGCTAATCTGAAAGTTTTGACAGATGGTTATAACTATGGACAGAATACACATGCTTCATCTGTGACTTATAGAATAGATGGTCGCGACCATTTACCTGGAAATTATACAGATATTAGTGGAAATAAAGCAACAACGCTTGGTTTTGTTGCTGCTGCAGAAAAGGCTGGTGTCCAATTATTCCTTGGTAGTTATCCTATAACTCCAGCTACAGATATCTTACATGAGCTTGCAAAGCTGAAACATCTGGGTCTTAAGACCATGCAGGCCGAAGATGAAATCGCAGGTATCACTACTGCCATTGGGGCATCGTATGCAGGAGCACTGGCCATCACTTCCACATCAGGACCAGGCTTAGCACTTAAGAGTGAGGGACTAGGGTATGCTGTTATGACAGAGTTACCACTTGTGGTAGTGGATGTGATGAGAGGAGGTCCATCTACTGGATTGCCCACTAAGAGTGAGCAAGCGGATCTCCTGCAAGCTCTATACGGAAGGAATGGCGAGAGCCCTGTAGTTGTGATTGCAGCGAAGACTCCAGCAGACTGTTTTGATTCGGCTTTTGAGGCTGCCAAGATAGCACTGGAGCATATGACCCCAGTGGTCTTATTGACAGACGCTTATATTGCCAATGGGGCTTCCGCGTGGAGAATCCCCGTGTTAATTGAATATCCCTCTATTAATCCTCCTTATGTTCAGGAGCACTTTACAGAAGATCGTCCATGGACACCTTATCTGAGAGATAAGGATAGCTATGTTAGATATTGGGCAGTGCCAGGGACACCAGGCTATGAGCATAGAGTAGGGGGCCTTGAAAAGGATAGTGAGACTGGTGAAATCAGTACTAATCCTCGTAACCATCACCGGATGATAGGGCTTCGTGCAGAGAAGGTTCAGCGAATAGCATCTTCGTTACCTGAGCTTGAAGTCTTAGGAGATAAGGATGCTGAGGTCCTAATGGTAGGCTGGGGTAGTACCTATGGTCATATCCTTACGGCCTTGAATGAAATTTCTGCAGCTGGAAGATCTGTGGCGATGGTGCATTTCAAGTACATTAACCCACTGCCAAAGAATACTGAAGAAGTATTGCGTAAGTATAAGGAAATCATTGTGATTGAACAGAATAGTGGACAGTTTGCTAAGCATCTAAGCGGTGCTATCAGTGGCCTCAATCTTCATCGTTACAATGTGATAGAGGGACAACCACTTAAGGTAAAAGGAATAGCAGACGAAGTTCTGAATCTAATGGATACAAAAGAGGAGAGCAAGATATGA
- a CDS encoding putative sulfate exporter family transporter yields the protein MRTKKIIYFAILAILLIGLVLPSISDNAPFGSWVTPPIALLFGLIYALTLGNNFPKLNKAMSKYLLQYSVVGLGFGMNLYASLASGKDGMLFTIISVVGTMIMGWLLAKYVFKMNRNTAYLISSGTAICGGSAIAAVGPIVKAQEGEMSVALGTIFTLNAVALFLFPYIGRALDMSQADFGFWAAIAIHDTSSVVGAGQAYGSEALEIATTIKLTRALWIVPLALVTSFIFKSKEQKVGVPLFIVFFILAMLINTYLLGDYPRVGEVISAIAKKSLTLSLFFIGAGLSRDVLRSVGAKSLMLGVTLWVLISVSTLMYIQFV from the coding sequence ATGAGAACAAAGAAGATTATATATTTTGCTATTCTTGCTATCCTATTGATAGGGCTCGTGTTACCCTCAATCTCTGATAATGCCCCTTTCGGATCGTGGGTCACCCCACCTATTGCACTTTTATTTGGACTTATTTATGCCTTGACACTAGGGAATAATTTTCCGAAGCTTAATAAAGCGATGTCAAAGTATCTTCTTCAATATTCAGTTGTAGGCCTAGGATTCGGAATGAATCTATATGCATCCTTAGCTTCAGGAAAGGATGGGATGCTCTTTACCATTATATCTGTCGTTGGTACTATGATTATGGGTTGGCTGTTAGCTAAGTATGTCTTTAAGATGAATCGTAATACCGCTTATTTGATTAGTTCGGGTACCGCTATTTGTGGTGGAAGTGCTATTGCGGCAGTCGGCCCTATAGTTAAAGCCCAGGAGGGGGAGATGTCGGTCGCTCTTGGTACAATATTTACACTTAATGCGGTAGCTCTTTTCTTATTTCCTTATATTGGAAGAGCATTGGACATGAGTCAGGCGGACTTCGGATTTTGGGCCGCTATAGCTATTCATGATACAAGTTCTGTGGTAGGGGCAGGTCAAGCATATGGATCAGAGGCACTAGAGATTGCGACCACGATTAAGCTAACAAGAGCTCTGTGGATAGTTCCATTAGCGTTAGTTACATCCTTTATCTTTAAGAGTAAGGAACAGAAGGTAGGGGTCCCTCTATTTATTGTTTTCTTTATTCTTGCTATGCTTATCAATACTTATCTACTAGGAGATTATCCTAGAGTTGGAGAAGTGATTAGTGCGATAGCGAAGAAATCACTCACCCTCTCACTATTTTTTATTGGCGCTGGACTCTCTCGTGATGTCTTAAGGTCGGTGGGAGCAAAGTCATTAATGCTAGGGGTGACTCTTTGGGTTCTTATAAGTGTCAGTACTCTTATGTACATTCAGTTTGTATAA
- the rpsA gene encoding 30S ribosomal protein S1 has product MKNYYEEVKPLEGFDWDSFERATTESPAEVENLAKQYEATLGDVEEGEIVEGKIKSIGKREVIVDVGFKSYGSVPFAEFRYNPDLSVGDTVEVLVETQENKLGQLVLSHKKACQVRSWERVTEAMESQEVVKGFIKSRTRGGMIVEIFGIEAFLPGSQIDVKPIRDFDEFVEKTMEFRIIKVNQEYKNVVVSHKALIEEELEAQRAEIISTLEKGQVLEGTVKNIVPYGAFIDLGGVDGLIHITDLSWGRVRTPEEVVELDQKINVVILDFDEDRKRIALGLKQLTPHPWDSLDPDLKVGDKVTGKVVVITDYGAFVEVIPGVEGLVHVSEMSWVQHVRTPHDILKVGEEIEVQILTLDREERKMSLGMKQLMPDPWSDIDVRFPVGSRHMAKVRNFTNFGIFVEFTEGVDGLIHISDLSWTKKIKHPSEFTKIGADIEVVVLEIDKENRRLSLGHKQTEEDPWNTLGTTYAVGTIHQGKIVELMDRGAVVELSDGVEGFATPKHLVKEDGTQAQLGEVLDFKVIEFNRDSRRIIVSHSRIFEDDQKAKRQEANNERQAVRETIRQESASVEKSTLGDIDALAELREKLEDQSEE; this is encoded by the coding sequence ATGAAGAATTACTACGAAGAAGTGAAACCTCTAGAAGGTTTCGATTGGGACAGCTTCGAACGTGCGACCACAGAGTCTCCTGCAGAGGTTGAGAACCTTGCAAAACAGTACGAAGCAACGCTAGGAGATGTCGAAGAAGGCGAAATCGTTGAAGGAAAGATTAAGTCTATTGGAAAGCGCGAGGTAATTGTCGATGTAGGTTTCAAATCCTACGGAAGTGTACCATTTGCAGAATTCCGCTACAATCCTGATTTATCAGTGGGCGATACTGTAGAGGTGCTAGTAGAAACACAAGAGAACAAGCTGGGTCAGCTAGTTCTTTCACACAAGAAGGCTTGCCAGGTACGTTCATGGGAGCGTGTTACCGAGGCTATGGAAAGCCAAGAAGTGGTTAAGGGCTTTATTAAGAGTCGTACCCGTGGCGGTATGATTGTAGAGATCTTTGGTATTGAGGCATTCTTACCAGGCTCTCAGATTGATGTTAAGCCTATTCGTGACTTTGATGAGTTTGTAGAGAAAACAATGGAATTCCGTATCATCAAGGTTAATCAAGAGTATAAGAATGTAGTAGTATCACACAAGGCTCTTATTGAAGAGGAACTCGAAGCACAACGTGCAGAGATTATCTCTACTCTCGAAAAGGGTCAGGTGCTTGAGGGTACTGTTAAGAATATCGTGCCTTATGGTGCGTTTATCGACCTTGGAGGCGTGGATGGTCTTATCCACATCACAGATCTATCATGGGGACGTGTTCGCACTCCAGAAGAGGTTGTTGAATTAGATCAGAAGATCAATGTCGTAATCCTTGACTTCGATGAGGATCGTAAGCGTATCGCTTTAGGTCTTAAGCAACTTACACCACATCCATGGGATAGCTTAGATCCTGATTTGAAGGTAGGTGATAAGGTGACTGGTAAGGTTGTTGTCATCACTGATTACGGTGCATTTGTAGAGGTTATTCCAGGCGTTGAAGGATTGGTACACGTGAGCGAAATGAGCTGGGTACAGCACGTTCGCACTCCACACGATATCCTAAAGGTTGGAGAGGAAATAGAAGTGCAAATCTTGACTCTAGATCGCGAAGAGCGTAAGATGAGTCTTGGTATGAAGCAGTTGATGCCAGATCCATGGAGTGATATTGATGTTCGCTTCCCTGTGGGCTCTCGTCACATGGCTAAGGTCCGTAACTTTACTAACTTTGGTATCTTCGTTGAGTTTACTGAGGGTGTAGATGGTCTTATCCACATTAGTGATCTTTCATGGACTAAGAAGATTAAGCATCCAAGTGAGTTCACAAAGATTGGTGCTGATATCGAAGTAGTTGTACTAGAGATAGATAAAGAAAATCGTCGCCTAAGCTTAGGTCACAAGCAGACAGAGGAAGATCCATGGAATACCCTTGGTACTACCTATGCTGTTGGCACTATTCATCAAGGTAAGATCGTTGAATTGATGGACAGAGGTGCTGTCGTAGAGCTATCTGACGGTGTTGAAGGTTTTGCTACTCCTAAGCACTTGGTAAAAGAAGATGGTACACAAGCACAGCTTGGTGAGGTATTAGACTTCAAGGTGATTGAGTTTAATCGTGATTCTAGAAGGATCATCGTAAGCCATAGCCGTATCTTCGAAGATGACCAAAAGGCAAAACGTCAGGAGGCTAATAACGAAAGGCAAGCTGTACGTGAAACAATCCGTCAGGAGTCTGCATCGGTAGAAAAATCTACTTTGGGAGATATTGATGCACTTGCTGAACTACGTGAAAAACTTGAAGATCAGAGTGAAGAGTAA
- a CDS encoding HIT family protein, translated as MSTIFSKIIEGEIPCYKIAETEDLFAFLDINPVQKGHTLVVPKREVNDFFDLSDEELASMMSFSKKIAAAIKKVSGCVKVSVSVIGLEVPHAHMHLIPIWNEKDLDFTSEREELTEEEQKEIQEAIISYLD; from the coding sequence ATGTCAACCATTTTTTCGAAAATAATAGAAGGTGAAATTCCTTGTTATAAAATAGCAGAGACAGAGGACCTATTTGCTTTTCTGGATATAAACCCAGTGCAGAAGGGGCATACCTTAGTGGTGCCAAAGCGTGAGGTAAATGATTTCTTTGATTTATCTGATGAGGAATTGGCTAGCATGATGTCCTTTAGTAAGAAGATCGCAGCGGCGATTAAGAAAGTGAGTGGGTGTGTGAAAGTCTCTGTGTCAGTAATAGGCTTAGAGGTCCCTCATGCTCATATGCATCTTATTCCAATCTGGAATGAGAAGGATCTAGACTTTACTTCTGAAAGAGAGGAGCTAACAGAAGAAGAGCAAAAAGAGATTCAGGAAGCCATTATCTCATATCTTGATTGA
- the greA gene encoding transcription elongation factor GreA, whose amino-acid sequence MEYIYMTEEGYEKLLDEIKKLEEVERPEVIQAISEARDKGDLSENAEYSAAKEKQALLEDRIGQLRMQLANVRIIDTSKMSTDTVQMLNTVTIRNMSNNQLKTYQIVSDTESDIKKGKMAISTPIAQGIIGKKVGDVVDIEVPIGTVTFKIEEISI is encoded by the coding sequence ATGGAATATATTTATATGACAGAGGAGGGCTATGAAAAGCTCTTAGATGAAATCAAGAAGTTGGAGGAGGTGGAGAGACCAGAGGTCATCCAGGCGATCTCTGAGGCTCGTGATAAAGGTGACCTATCTGAAAATGCTGAGTACTCTGCAGCCAAAGAAAAGCAAGCCCTGCTAGAGGATAGGATTGGTCAGCTTAGGATGCAGTTGGCTAATGTTCGTATAATTGATACGAGCAAGATGAGTACGGATACTGTTCAGATGTTGAACACTGTGACAATCCGTAATATGAGCAATAATCAGCTCAAAACTTATCAAATAGTGAGTGATACTGAGAGTGATATCAAGAAAGGTAAAATGGCTATCTCTACTCCGATTGCACAGGGTATAATCGGTAAGAAAGTGGGTGATGTCGTGGATATAGAAGTGCCTATCGGTACTGTGACCTTTAAGATAGAAGAGATTTCGATTTAA
- a CDS encoding porin family protein — translation MIKRAILAIVAVSLCTVVFAQSKQLERARANGWTFELRAGANVGGPVPVPMPVEMRSIENYKPKMNGLIEAVVTKWLEPNGPWGIMSGLRFEQKGMDATARVKNYSTKIENSGSVIEGVWTGTVFTSFTSTYLAMPIQVAYKINNSGKVNGGLYMAYRMDGDFSGHVTDGHFRVGSPLGEKLIFGADNKASFDFKNELRRFETGMQVGGSWKAYSHFLVFADLKYSFNNIFKSKSYMAYNNMHPLYVSLGFSYLF, via the coding sequence ATGATAAAGAGAGCAATATTGGCAATTGTGGCTGTATCCCTATGTACTGTCGTTTTTGCACAAAGCAAGCAGTTAGAACGTGCAAGAGCTAATGGGTGGACTTTTGAGCTTAGAGCAGGAGCAAATGTAGGTGGACCAGTGCCGGTTCCGATGCCTGTGGAGATGAGGTCTATTGAGAATTATAAACCCAAAATGAATGGACTCATCGAAGCTGTTGTGACTAAGTGGCTGGAGCCTAATGGGCCCTGGGGAATAATGTCTGGCTTGAGGTTTGAGCAGAAGGGGATGGATGCTACTGCTAGAGTGAAGAATTATAGTACTAAGATCGAGAACTCTGGTAGTGTAATAGAGGGCGTATGGACTGGTACTGTTTTTACATCATTTACTAGTACTTATTTGGCTATGCCTATTCAGGTGGCTTACAAGATCAATAATTCCGGCAAGGTGAACGGAGGCTTATATATGGCTTATAGAATGGATGGGGACTTCTCTGGACATGTGACAGATGGTCACTTTCGAGTAGGCTCACCGCTTGGTGAAAAGCTTATCTTTGGTGCAGATAATAAGGCTTCATTTGATTTTAAAAATGAATTAAGAAGGTTTGAGACTGGTATGCAGGTTGGTGGCAGTTGGAAGGCCTATAGCCATTTTCTGGTCTTTGCTGACCTAAAGTATAGCTTCAATAATATCTTTAAGTCTAAAAGCTATATGGCATATAACAATATGCACCCATTATACGTAAGTTTGGGCTTTAGTTACTTGTTCTAA
- a CDS encoding PCMD domain-containing protein: protein MDKTSVNGLKGVVFLLLMHCLFSGCIRKEAPNAEADILSVTVDDLELLREPQITNTTVVLPVNGWTNITAITPTFVLTDGAKISPESGVAQDFTHPVKYTVTSEDGKWKKEYTVSVVPDRGVPEGYSFEYVREQGSGSHYHVFLNGPGEDATQEWESSNLGYAFMAGKDPAEKYPVHQFADGYQGKCVRLTTLSTGFFGTVLKKPIAAGSLFLGKLDGGSVLTDALKATRFGIPVDKKPLAMTGYYKYKAGDKFINKDNKEIKDRRDIFDFYAVFYEVTDEVPVLDGTNIKDHPNIVSVAKIEDPVETDEWTRFEVEFEMKDGKTVDAEKLARKGYNFTILMASSKGGDQFEGAVGSALLVDEVKVYFE from the coding sequence ATGGATAAGACTTCAGTGAATGGGTTGAAGGGAGTTGTCTTTCTTTTGCTTATGCATTGTTTATTTTCTGGGTGTATCAGAAAAGAGGCCCCAAATGCAGAGGCAGACATTCTAAGCGTTACGGTGGATGATTTGGAGTTACTTCGAGAGCCACAGATAACCAATACGACGGTGGTATTACCCGTTAATGGGTGGACTAACATTACCGCGATTACTCCTACTTTTGTTTTGACCGACGGGGCTAAGATTTCTCCTGAAAGTGGTGTTGCCCAAGACTTTACTCATCCTGTGAAGTACACCGTTACTTCAGAAGATGGTAAATGGAAAAAAGAGTACACTGTATCTGTCGTTCCCGATAGAGGAGTGCCTGAAGGATATTCATTTGAGTATGTCAGAGAGCAAGGAAGTGGAAGTCATTATCATGTCTTTTTGAATGGTCCAGGTGAGGATGCAACCCAGGAGTGGGAAAGCTCAAATCTTGGGTATGCCTTTATGGCAGGTAAAGACCCTGCAGAGAAATACCCTGTACATCAGTTCGCCGATGGTTACCAGGGTAAGTGTGTTCGATTGACCACACTGAGTACTGGATTCTTTGGTACTGTTTTGAAAAAACCGATTGCAGCTGGTAGCCTTTTTTTAGGCAAGCTTGATGGTGGTAGTGTTTTGACTGATGCTCTAAAGGCAACTCGCTTTGGAATACCTGTAGATAAAAAACCATTAGCAATGACAGGTTATTATAAGTACAAGGCTGGAGATAAGTTTATTAATAAAGATAACAAGGAGATAAAAGATCGGAGAGATATCTTCGACTTCTACGCTGTTTTCTACGAGGTTACAGATGAAGTGCCAGTGCTAGATGGGACCAATATTAAGGATCATCCAAATATTGTATCTGTTGCTAAAATAGAGGATCCTGTGGAGACCGATGAATGGACCCGCTTTGAGGTGGAGTTTGAGATGAAAGATGGTAAAACGGTAGATGCTGAGAAGCTCGCTAGAAAGGGGTATAACTTTACCATTCTTATGGCTTCAAGTAAAGGAGGAGATCAATTTGAAGGTGCTGTAGGAAGTGCTTTATTGGTTGATGAGGTGAAAGTTTATTTTGAGTAA